The following proteins are encoded in a genomic region of Arachis ipaensis cultivar K30076 chromosome B02, Araip1.1, whole genome shotgun sequence:
- the LOC107624763 gene encoding 1-phosphatidylinositol-3-phosphate 5-kinase FAB1B has protein sequence MDVVDKTFSDIVNVIKSWIPRRSEPANVSRDFWMPDQSCRVCYDCDSQFTLFNRRHHCRLCGRIFCNKCTANSIPAPVTSQINPWDEWEKIRVCNFCYKQWEQGVVAFNNNTQVSNLDCSATLSTLSSVSSKTSVTADSTNITLFSMPYSAGPYQQMQQGPCLNLHQSPMSGNNTDREGLSPPLGGRNDLAGDIGDPLQKQFEFPMNRSDDEDEYGVYQLDSEMRHYPQVNIYYGQAEFEGISNTDGSQKVHPDADNGNANLTSENGFDTQGLERNTAVGKSEDEPYIYENEAPSSLYVSEDVDAEPVDFENNGLLWLPPEPEDAEDERETFFVDEDDEDNDGNGNAIGEWGYLRNSNSFGSGEHRHKDRTSEEQKKVMKNVVDGHFRALVAQLLQVENLPVEDNGENVWMEIITSLSWEAATLLKPDTSKSGGMDPAGNVKVKCIACGSRIESTVVKGVVCKKNVAHRRMTSKVDKPRLLILGGALEYQRVANLLSSVDTLLQQEMDHLKMAVAKIASHQPNILLVEKSVSRYAQEYLLAKDISLVLNVKRPLLERIARCTGTQIVPSIDHLSSPKLGYCEAFHVEKFVENLSSAAAQGGKKPMKTLMFFDGCPKPLSCTILLKGADEEELKKVKHVVQYAVFAAYHLALETSFLADEGVFFPEIPLNSLPLPNTTSTIQRSISTVPDFVAPSSEKSQGLESETGPQRTKSVSSTESYLPNDDPCESLQSASCISHTTAFYSSIVASGNAIPGSYNEKILPSKYTNDSTQPLKEETPEVNNSLGIMNDPTVNGYGPAEKLDHGILADTMQNDLKQISTNRSTVLELSSEDVQSHPEKAGITNEEKVPEEEAFPPSPSDHQSILVSLSSRCVWKGTMCERSQLFRIKYYGSFDKPLGRFLRDHLFDQSFRCHSCEMPSEAHVYCYTHQQGTLTISVKKLPEILLPGEREGKIWMWHRCLRCPRINGFPSATQRIVMSDAAWGLSFGKFLELSFSNHAAASRVASCGHSLHRDCLRFYGFGNMVACFRYASIDVHSVYLPPHKLDFDYGSQDWIQKESDEMVKRAEVLFSEVLNGLSKIGEKRSRAELEGMLQREKLEFEEMLHKVLNQEKRKGQPEIDILEIYRLRRQLLFQSYMWDSRLITGVNLFKSSDETGLSSTSSEDKEIHDENQISVTTTAGSRFKSVDSIDGDPKKLKRSPSVGGVGGGYVKDSQSVAFHRDIDMPKNTNHKKEDQPNLPISKSIYDPSEPLEPELRVRRAMSEGPMSLMSSLSDTLDAKWTGGDHSSAQPDSFLAEATTTSMLKEASSVGDHAEDQNANKSIFSSKGQDNMEDSSSWLAMPFLNFYRQFNKNLFSSTTKFDTLVDSNPVYVSSFWNLELLGGARLLLPIGVNDTVIPIYDDEPSSVIAYALTSPEYHSQLNDDVERPKDASDLGSSYFSESTTLQSYSSTDEIAFDLQKSFGSVEEMLLSMPSRNSLMLDPTLYSKTMHAKVSFGEDGPLGKVRYLVTCYYAKRFEALRRVCCPSEFDYIRSLSRCKKWKAQGGKSNVFFAKTLDDRFVIKQVTKTELESFIKFGPGYFKYLSESIGSGSPTCLAKILGIYQITSKHLKGGKESKMDVLVMENLLFRRTVTRLYDLKGSSRSRYNPDPNGRNKVLLDQNLIEAMPTSPIFVGNKAKRLLERAVWNDTGFLASVDVMDYSLLVGVDEEKHELVLGIIDFMRQYTWDKHLETWVKASGILGGPKNASPTIISPKQYKKRFRKAMTTYFLMLPDQWSPPAIVGSSSQSDLGEDYTQGRSSVE, from the exons ATGGATGTAGTAGACAAGACATTTTCTGATATTGTCAACGTCATCAAATCATGGATTCCCAGGCGATCCGAGCCGGCAAATGTGTCCAGGGATTTTTGGATGCCTGATCAGAGTTGTAGGGTATGCTACGATTGTGATTCCCAGTTCACCTTATTCAATCGAAGGCACCACTGTCGCCTTTGTGGACGAATTTTCTGTAACAAGTGTACTGCAAACTCAATTCCTGCTCCAGTTACCAGCCAGATCAATCCTTGGGATGAGTGGGAAAAGATTCGCGTATGCAATTTTTGTTACAAGCAATGGGAGCAAGGAGTAGTTGCTTTTAATAACAATACACAGGTTTCCAATCTGGATTGCAGCGCTACATTATCAACTTTGAGCTCGGTTAGCAGTAAAACCAGTGTCACTGCTGACAGTActaacattactcttttctccaTGCCTTATTCAGCCGGGCCTTACCAACAAATGCAACAGGGTCCGTGTCTGAACTTGCATCAGTCTCCTATGAGTGGAAACAACACTGATAGGGAAGGTTTATCACCTCCATTAGGGGGGAGGAATGATCTTGCAGGAGACATAGGGGATCCATTACAAAAGCAATTTGAATTCCCAATGAACAG gagtgatgatgaggatgagtATGGTGTATATCAGTTAGACTCTGAGATGAGACATTATCCTCAGGTGAATATCTACTATGGACAGGCTGAGTTTGAAGGAATAAGCAACACTGATGGCTCGCAGAAAGTGCATCCTGATGCAGATAACGGTAATGCAAATCTCACTTCAGAGAACGGATTCGACACACAGGGTTTAGAAAGAAACACAGCAGTTGGGAAGAGTGAGGATGAACCTTATATATATGAAAATGAAGCACCTTCCTCACTATATGTTTCAGAAGATGTTGATGCTGAACCtgttgattttgaaaataatggACTTCTCTGGCTCCCTCCTGAACCAGAAGATGCAGAAGACGAGCGAGAAACTTTTTttgttgatgaagatgatgaagataATGACGGGAATGGGAATGCCATTGGTGAGTGGGGATATCTGCGCAATTCAAACAGTTTTGGAAGTGGAGAGCATCGCCACAAGGATAGGACAAGTGAGGAGCAGAAGAAGGTAATGAAGAATGTAGTGGATGGACATTTTAGGGCATTGGTGGCTCAGCTGTTACAGGTTGAAAACCTACCTGTTGAAGACAATGGTGAAAACGTTTGGATGGAAATAATCACATCTCTCTCGTGGGAAGCTGCTACTTTATTGAAGCCAGATACTAGCAAAAGTGGAGGGATGGACCCAGCTGGTAATGTGAAAGTCAAATGCATTGCATGTGGCAGCCGCATTGAAAG TACGGTTGTTAAAGGAGTTGTTTGTAAGAAGAATGTGGCTCATCGTCGCATGACATCAAAAGTTGATAAACCTCGCTTGTTGATCCTTGGAGGGGCTCTTGAGTACCAGCGTGTTGCTAATCTGTTGTCTAGTGTAGATACCTTATTACAGCAG GAAATGGACCATCTGAAGATGGCAGTGGCAAAGATAGCATCTCATCAACCAAATATCCTTTTGGTAGAGAAATCAGTCTCTCGATATGCACAGGAATATCTTCTTGCAAAAGACATATCTCTGGTACTTAATGTCAAGAGGCCGCTTCTGGAGCGCATAGCACGTTGCACAGGCACTCAAATTGTGCCTTCAATTGATCATCTTTCATCACCAAAGTTGGGATACTGTGAAGCTTTTCATGTTGAAAAGTTTGTTGAAAATCTTAGCAGTGCTGCTGCTCAAGGTGGTAAAAAACCAATGAAAACATTGATGTTTTTTGACGGCTGCCCAAAGCCATTGAGTTGCACA ATTTTACTTAAAGGTGCTGATGAGGAAGAATTGAAGAAGGTAAAGCATGTGGTTCAGTATGCAGTTTTTGCAGCTTACCATCTGGCTTTGGAGACATCTTTTCTTGCTGATGAAGGAGTCTTCTTCCCAGAAATTCCGCTTAACAGTCTGCCTCTTCCTAACACAACATCAACCATTCAGAGGTCAATCTCAACAGTTCCTGATTTCGTTGCTCCTAGCAGTGAAAAGTCTCAGGGGCTTGAATCCGAAACTGGACCACAGAGAACTAAGAGTGTCAGCAGTACTGAATCCTATTTGCCTAATGATGATCCTTGTGAATCTTTGCAATCTGCATCATGTATCAGCCATACAACTGCCTTTTATTCTTCCATTGTCGCTTCTGGAAATGCAATTCCAGGTTCATACAATGAGAAAATTCTTCCTAGTAAATACACAAATGACTCCACACAACCCCTGAAGGAGGAAACTCCTGAAGTGAACAACTCTTTGGGAATCATGAATGATCCTACTGTAAATGGTTATGGACCTGCAGAGAAATTAGATCATGGCATTTTAGCTGACACTATGCAAAATGATCTCAAGCAAATCTCTACAAACCGATCAACTGTGTTAGAGTTATCTTCAGAAGATGTTCAAAGCCATCCTGAGAAGGCTGGAATCACAAATGAAGAGAAGGTTCCTGAGGAAGAAGCGTTTCCTCCATCACCCTCTGACCATCAAAGCATTTTGGTGTCTTTGTCATCTCGGTGCGTGTGGAAGGGAACTATGTGTGAGAGATCCCAGCTCTTTCGAATCAAATATTATGGCAGCTTTGATAAACCACTGGGTCGGTTTCTTCGGGACCATTTGTTTGATCAG AGTTTTCGATGCCATTCTTGTGAAATGCCATCGGAAGCACATGTGTATTGTTATACTCATCAACAGGGAACACTTACCATATCAGTCAAGAAACTACCAGAAATTCTCCTTCCTGGTGAAAGGGAGGGAAAGATTTGGATGTGGCATAGATGCTTGCGGTGTCCAAGAATCAATGGCTTTCCTTCTGCTACACAGAGAATAGTAATGTCTGATGCCGCATGGGGTTTATCATTTGGGAAATTTTTGGAGCTCAGTTTCTCAAACCATGCTGCAGCCAGCAGGGTTGCAAGCTGTGGTCATTCTTTACACAGAGATTGTCTACGTTTTTATGG ATTTGGGAATATGGTCGCTTGCTTTCGATATGCATCAATTGATGTTCACTCAGTCTACCTTCCCCCACacaaacttgattttgattaTGGGAGTCAGGATTGGATACAAAAGGAATCAGATGAG ATGGTTAAACGGGCAGAGGTTTTATTCTCCGAGGTACTCAATGGTCTTAGCAAAATAGGCGAGAAGAGATCAAGGGCTGAACTGGAGGGAATGTTGCAAAGGGAAAAACTGGAATTTGAG GAAATGCTTCATAAGGTTTTGAACCAGGAAAAGAGAAAGGGCCAACCTGAGATTGACATTCTGGAAATTTATCGATTGCGGAGGCAGTTACTTTTCCAGTCATATATGTGGGATAGCCGCCTAATCACTGGGGTCAACTTATTCAAGTCTAGCGATGAAACTGGTTTAAGCAGTACAAGTTCAGAGGATAAGGAAATACATGATGAAAATCAGATAAGCGTGACCACTACAGCAGGAAGCCGCTTCAAAAGTGTTGACTCTATTGATGGTGATCCAAAAAAGCTGAAAAGAAGCCCAAGTGTTGGAGGAGTAGGAGGGGGTTATGTAAAAGATTCCCAATCTGTTGCATTTCATCGAGATATCGACATGCCCAAAAATACCAACCATAAGAAAGAAGACCAACCTAATCTTCCAATCAGCAAAAGCATATATGACCCATCTGAGCCCTTAGAACCTGAATTGCGTGTTCGCAGAGCAATGTCTGAAGGCCCAATGTCTCTCATGTCTAGTTTGTCTGATACACTTGATGCAAAATGGACAGGTGGAGACCACTCTTCGGCACAGCCTGATTCATTTCTGGCAGAAGCTACCACAACTTCGATGCTGAAAGAAGCATCCAGTGTTGGGGATCATGCTGAAGACCAGAATGCCAACAAGAGTATCTTTTCTTCTAAGGGTCAAGATAACATGGAAGACTCTTCAAGTTGGTTAGCAATGCCCTTCTTAAACTTCTATCGCCAGTTTAACAAGAATCTTTTTTCTAGTACAACAAAGTTTGATACACTAGTCGACAGCAATCCGGTTTATGTATCATCCTTCTGGAATCTGGAACTCCTAGGTGGTGCAAGGTTGCTTCTGCCTATTGGTGTTAATGACACTGTCATTCCAATATATGATGATGAACCCTCAAGTGTTATAGCTTATGCCTTGACGTCACCAGAATACCATTCCCAATTGAATGACGATGTAGAGCGACCGAAAGATGCGAGTGATTTAGGTTCATCATATTTTTCTGAATCAACCACCTTACAGTCATACTCTTCTACTGATGAAATAGCTTTTGATCTTCAAAAGAGTTTCGGGTCAGTAGAGGAGATGTTATTGTCAATGCCATCTCGTAACTCGTTGATGCTAGACCCAACATTATATTCAAAGACGATGCATGCCAAAGTTTCTTTCGGAGAAGATGGTCCCCTCGGCAAAGTAAGATATTTGGTGACTTGTTATTATGCCAAGCGATTTGAAGCCTTAAGAAGGGTCTGCTGTCCTTCAGAGTTTGATTATATAAGATCTTTGAGTCGCTGTAAGAAATGGAAAGCTCAAGGTGGGAAGAGCAATGTATTCTTTGCAAAAACATTGGATGATCGATTCGTCATTAAACAAGTAACAAAAACTGAGCTTGAATCATTCATTAAATTCGGGCCTGGATACTTCAAATATCTTTCAGAATCCATTGGCTCAGGAAGTCCGACATGCCTCGCAAAGATTCTTGGCATATACCAG ATTACATCAAAGCATCTCAAAGGAGGGaaagaatcaaagatggatgtTTTGGTTATGGAGAATCTTCTGTTTAGGAGGACTGTGACGCGACTTTATGATCTCAAAGGATCTTCCAGGTCCCGGTACAATCCAGATCCTAACGGGAGGAACAAAGTTCTGCTAGACCAGAACTTGATTGAAGCAATGCCGACTTCTCCTATTTTCGTGGGAAACAAAGCAAAACGGTTGTTAGAGCGAGCCGTCTGGAATGATACCGGCTTTCTTGCA TCGGTTGATGTAATGGACTATTCGCTACTCGTCGGGGTGGATGAAGAGAAGCATGAGTTAGTTCTTGGGATCATTGATTTCATGAGACAGTATACATGGGACAAGCATCTTGAAACATGGGTAAAGGCTTCCGGCATCCTCGGAGGGCCAAAGAATGCGTCTCCGACGATTATATCGCCAAAGCAGTACAAGAAAAGGTTCCGGAAAGCGATGACCACTTACTTTCTCATGCTTCCTGATCAGTGGTCACCTCCAGCCATAGTTGGAAGTTCATCACAGTCTGATTTAGGTGAAGATTACACTCAAGGTAGGTCCTCAGTTGAATGA
- the LOC107626731 gene encoding protein MAIN-LIKE 1-like, with protein MRRQQGMRLDERYVPYLQMAGLYHLARLNDIWFRLDVPLVSAFVERWRPEMHTFHMPFGECTITLQDVAYQLGLPVDGRYISGCLIDFHVYIEGGKPAWQWFQELLGVLPPANQIQKFAVNCTWFQETFGEYPEGADEETVRHFARAYIMMLSDTQLFADKSGNRIHIRWLPFVARLEEMGGYS; from the coding sequence atgcggcggcagcaggggaTGCGACTCGATGAGAggtacgttccgtacttgcagatggccggattataccatcttgcgagactGAACGACATATGGTTCCGATTGGACGTGCCCCTTGTGAGTGCCTTCGTGGAGAGGTGGCGTCCGGAAATGCACACGTTCcacatgccgttcggagagtgcacgatcacacttcagGACGTCGCGTACCAGTTAGGGTTGCCAGTGGATGGACGTTACATCAGTGGTTGCCTGATAGACTTCCACGTATACATAGAGGGTGGCAAGCCAGCTTGGCagtggttccaggagttgctcGGTGTGTTACCTCCCGCGAACCAAATACAAAAGTTCGCAGTGAACTGCACCTGGTTCCAGGAGACTTTTGGAGAGTACCCCGAGGGGGCTGATGAGGAGACGGTGAGGCACTTTGCCcgtgcctatatcatgatgttgtCGGACACCcagctgtttgccgacaagtccggcaatcgtattcacatcagatggctacCGTTTGTGGctaggcttgaggagatgggtgGCTATAGCTAG